One segment of Deltaproteobacteria bacterium DNA contains the following:
- a CDS encoding arsenite methyltransferase has product MKEAEIKKVVREGYGKVAQQERSGCAPASSCCGNKDLVQDISKKIGYSDEELKVVPEGSNLGLGCGNPVALASLKEGEVVLDLGSGAGFDCFLAANQVGKNGRVIGVDMTPEMLDRARENAQKGGYANTEFRLGEIENLPVADNHVDVIISNCVINLSPDKGRVFREAFRVLKPGGRLMVSDMVLLKELPDAIKNSVAAYVGCLAGAITKEEYLKAIQAAGFRETRIVGETTFPVELMTNDPTAKEIAKNLNLSREKAKDLASSVASMKVSAVKPWA; this is encoded by the coding sequence ATGAAAGAAGCAGAGATTAAGAAAGTCGTAAGGGAAGGCTATGGCAAGGTGGCCCAGCAAGAACGCTCTGGTTGCGCCCCGGCCAGTTCATGCTGCGGAAACAAAGATCTCGTACAGGACATCAGTAAAAAGATCGGATATAGTGATGAAGAGCTAAAAGTCGTTCCGGAGGGTTCAAACCTGGGCCTTGGCTGCGGCAACCCCGTTGCCCTTGCTTCTTTAAAAGAAGGTGAGGTGGTCCTTGATCTTGGTTCAGGTGCGGGATTCGATTGTTTCCTTGCTGCGAACCAGGTGGGCAAAAACGGAAGGGTCATCGGCGTCGATATGACCCCCGAAATGCTTGACCGGGCAAGAGAAAATGCTCAGAAAGGCGGTTATGCCAATACGGAGTTCCGCCTCGGCGAGATCGAGAACCTACCGGTCGCCGATAATCATGTGGACGTCATCATTTCCAATTGTGTGATCAATCTTTCGCCCGATAAAGGGAGGGTCTTCCGCGAGGCTTTCCGGGTGCTCAAACCGGGTGGCCGGCTAATGGTGTCGGATATGGTCTTGTTGAAAGAGCTTCCCGATGCAATCAAAAATTCCGTGGCCGCTTACGTCGGCTGCCTGGCAGGAGCCATTACGAAAGAAGAGTATCTAAAAGCGATCCAGGCGGCAGGATTTCGAGAGACCCGCATCGTTGGCGAGACCACTTTCCCTGTGGAGCTGATGACCAACGACCCGACGGCCAAGGAAATCGCCAAGAATTTAAACCTATCTCGTGAAAAAGCCAAAGATTTAGCCAGCTCGGTAGCCAGCATGAAGGTTTCTGCAGTTAAACCATGGGCTTAA
- a CDS encoding HgcAB-associated protein, with protein sequence MVKKDKKDKNGCLAPGGKNTGCCKVESLISIDERGQMVLPKELRDKAKIQPGDKLAVISWEREGEICCMALIKAEYLAERVKDFLGPVMKNMFTS encoded by the coding sequence ATGGTCAAAAAAGATAAGAAAGATAAGAATGGATGTTTGGCACCGGGGGGGAAGAATACGGGTTGCTGTAAAGTCGAATCCTTGATCAGTATCGATGAACGAGGACAGATGGTGCTTCCCAAAGAGTTAAGAGATAAGGCCAAAATTCAACCAGGGGATAAATTGGCCGTTATAAGCTGGGAAAGAGAGGGAGAGATATGCTGTATGGCTTTGATCAAGGCGGAGTATCTCGCCGAGCGGGTAAAAGATTTTCTCGGCCCGGTAATGAAAAATATGTTTACCAGCTGA
- a CDS encoding Gfo/Idh/MocA family oxidoreductase — MTKKGKLVGTKGVMRLQEYGTGKPFGFEYHLDWNGKRIISGEQIPSNYTLQLQEFIDAIQQGRSPIASGEEVLRTQLVLDAARKSDREKRVITLSPCLGIKNGEFC, encoded by the coding sequence ATGACCAAGAAAGGAAAATTGGTAGGAACCAAAGGGGTAATGCGTTTACAGGAATATGGAACGGGAAAACCTTTTGGTTTTGAGTATCACCTTGATTGGAACGGGAAGAGGATCATCTCAGGTGAACAAATTCCCTCCAATTATACGCTGCAACTCCAGGAATTTATCGATGCCATCCAGCAAGGACGGAGTCCAATTGCTTCCGGAGAAGAGGTTTTGAGAACCCAACTCGTCCTGGACGCGGCCAGGAAATCCGATCGGGAAAAACGGGTAATCACCCTTTCCCCTTGCTTGGGAATAAAGAATGGAGAATTTTGTTGA